One Cellulosimicrobium protaetiae genomic region harbors:
- a CDS encoding sigma-70 family RNA polymerase sigma factor, whose amino-acid sequence MTQAQERVWSEAFSDAELITAVREGDTSAYGALYERHAAAARTVARQYVRSTADADDVVSDAFARTLSVLQGGGGPDVTFRAYLFTVVRRLSYDLVNGARRTQPTDDERTFETAFGPMASTEDPTLEGFERSTVTRAYQELPERWRAVLWYTEVESLSPAEIAPILGLTANGVSALAYRAREGLRQAYLQQHLTSVPAEECRAVNALLGSYVRGGLAKRETARVESHLDGCGECRGLVLELGDVSHGMRAVIAPLVFGVGALGLVGTALPTFGGAAVAGGVGAALQGSSNAGAGSAGGSGAAGGSGGTAAGAGGGGAAGTSVAGTGAVGGAGAAAGATGGSGGAVGAGAAVGGAAAAGGATAGGGALAAAGGLVALVSSAPLAAAAVTVGVLAVAGLSVAGAMGVFSPDPEPAPTAQSSPSPTESPTTGTTATPDPTTDPTSPTNIPPAPTDETTAGTGDTTGTGDGTTGDGAPIGSEPGSSSPGGAAPDPGTGAPGPTDPGTSDPGPVDPGPTDPGTPEPAPAALELSLAPVTLAARQPADLVMTASNTGGRSAEEVFVDLTLPAGVSTQSASLVARGAAAAGPVRAAALPCGSAVPQSDGSSRVTCSVGVLAPRATQDLAVQVQADSGGEYAFTASLRAKGIEPSHRSFPPTQVSYWGPELRVTAEPVLAFDNPGDATLRVALRNSGDRPAVEPRVTVDLPDGLSLVGGGPAGWTCDATEDGTVTCASPNGTTLAPRATVDVAVRLLADLADVPDDVADLQVEATADGAHTGRASVDPEVDAPWAAAGDGLLDPDGERRAVVPQCAATDGGLASVLATYTNTTAYDDLTVTAHAAGSTATAVLAARETATLRVDDGVRFPAGRASLVLSTTVAGETFTIPLDAGAFAALDCWTPPPWLTAADVDVVADNDGGTVRYTATVTNGTGAGLDARLLAPDAGTWSGVADSAAIAPLADGRSGDLVLDTGLRDTTRANAVLRQYRWHTDADGDGKGYQSLLPVLLEGHRIAPAAPAPTVGQCAFDPATDTSSAPVTLHLDNTASTLPVTFSVPGVSGPVSVRAGATQTVTTTVGGESATFAVQADGAPLASHPVRGVDCFDWNVSGAASASWVPSDAGGSVVLTGTFRNGHAAARLSVVLEAGGWGTSGPVEVGPGEEVSLAVDTGSRDVAAGEVVLRATRADGSPGTHEVAAAFAAVRYAPSVGEPVVGTCAFDAATETSSAPVALRYDNSRSTVPVVFSVAGRDDLTQTVAGGRAEEVSVPGGVGSQGLTLAVLADGAASVSHELAGVDCFDWGRVAGAAAATAAWTVPPGAGVGSAFVTGTFHNPYTSTPLRVAMSTPHGDAAPVEVAPGADATFTVDAKALSVPAGTATFTVERAGGAPQTVEARYGGVTYSPQWARTATVEARWQDGSVKLVGSLTNDSPETIDARMLGGAHGDSAPVQKIAPGQTATFTIDTRSLDAKPGAVSFRQYRSVLGQGFVDVSLTATHRGATYVPDWSATLTAVTQCAAGPDGVVLTVGLRNDSGEPTHVVASTPFGVRDLGDVPPGGGTSVDVATGALAVKGGTVTFELSRTVLGTVFTQKVTAHFAARDCAVVRPTASLVLGDPVYDGDRDHSYRAVSVLLDNAASNVPVTFRVTGQAKGSWDLAAGERRTVELGEAPWSGATYVVHAGSWSQPLKVDPFTAARQCPEPWQSWTAYDHSAEVSYRGWTYAARNSHFGVRPDDPVLGWLFWERQSRCGEG is encoded by the coding sequence ATGACACAGGCGCAAGAACGGGTGTGGAGCGAGGCGTTCAGCGACGCCGAGCTCATCACCGCCGTACGCGAGGGCGACACGAGCGCCTACGGCGCCCTCTACGAACGGCACGCCGCAGCGGCCCGGACGGTCGCCCGCCAGTACGTCCGGTCCACGGCCGACGCCGACGACGTCGTCTCCGACGCGTTCGCGCGCACCCTGTCCGTGCTCCAGGGCGGCGGGGGGCCCGACGTCACCTTCCGGGCCTACCTCTTCACCGTCGTCCGGCGGCTCTCCTACGACCTCGTCAACGGCGCGCGCCGCACGCAGCCGACCGACGACGAGCGCACGTTCGAGACCGCGTTCGGGCCGATGGCGTCCACCGAGGACCCGACGCTCGAGGGCTTCGAGCGCTCCACGGTCACGCGCGCCTACCAGGAGCTGCCGGAGCGGTGGCGGGCCGTGCTCTGGTACACCGAGGTCGAGAGCCTCTCCCCGGCCGAGATCGCGCCCATCCTCGGCCTCACCGCGAACGGCGTCTCGGCGCTCGCCTACCGCGCGCGCGAGGGACTGCGACAGGCGTACCTCCAGCAGCACCTCACGTCCGTCCCCGCCGAGGAGTGCCGCGCCGTCAACGCGCTCCTCGGGTCGTACGTGCGCGGCGGCCTCGCCAAGCGTGAGACCGCCCGCGTCGAGTCGCACCTCGACGGCTGCGGCGAGTGCCGCGGGCTGGTGCTCGAGCTCGGGGACGTCTCGCACGGCATGCGGGCGGTCATCGCGCCCCTGGTCTTCGGCGTCGGCGCGCTCGGCCTCGTCGGGACGGCGCTGCCGACCTTCGGCGGCGCGGCCGTGGCCGGTGGCGTCGGCGCGGCGCTGCAGGGTTCGTCGAACGCCGGAGCGGGGTCCGCGGGTGGCAGCGGTGCCGCAGGCGGCTCGGGTGGCACGGCCGCCGGGGCCGGCGGCGGTGGCGCGGCCGGGACGAGCGTCGCGGGAACCGGCGCCGTGGGCGGTGCGGGTGCCGCTGCGGGCGCGACCGGAGGCTCCGGCGGAGCGGTCGGGGCAGGGGCGGCGGTCGGTGGTGCGGCCGCCGCCGGAGGCGCGACCGCCGGGGGAGGCGCGCTCGCCGCGGCCGGAGGGCTCGTCGCGCTGGTCTCGTCGGCGCCGCTCGCCGCGGCAGCGGTCACGGTCGGGGTCCTCGCTGTTGCGGGCCTCTCGGTCGCTGGCGCGATGGGCGTGTTCTCGCCGGATCCCGAGCCCGCGCCGACCGCGCAGTCCTCGCCGTCGCCGACCGAGTCGCCGACCACGGGGACCACTGCGACGCCGGACCCCACCACCGACCCGACGTCGCCCACGAACATCCCGCCGGCCCCGACCGACGAGACCACCGCCGGCACCGGGGACACGACGGGGACCGGCGACGGGACGACGGGCGACGGCGCACCGATCGGCTCCGAGCCCGGGTCGTCGTCCCCCGGCGGGGCGGCACCCGACCCCGGAACCGGCGCACCGGGGCCGACCGACCCCGGGACGTCTGACCCCGGGCCCGTCGACCCCGGACCCACCGACCCCGGCACTCCCGAGCCGGCCCCGGCAGCGCTCGAGCTCTCGCTCGCGCCGGTGACGCTCGCGGCGCGGCAGCCCGCCGACCTCGTCATGACGGCGTCGAACACGGGTGGCCGGTCCGCGGAGGAGGTCTTCGTCGACCTCACGCTCCCGGCCGGGGTGTCGACCCAGAGCGCCTCCCTCGTCGCGCGCGGGGCGGCGGCCGCAGGCCCGGTCCGGGCTGCCGCGCTCCCGTGCGGCAGCGCGGTGCCCCAGAGCGACGGGTCGAGCCGTGTCACGTGCTCGGTCGGCGTGCTCGCGCCGCGCGCGACGCAGGACCTGGCCGTCCAGGTGCAGGCCGACTCGGGCGGGGAGTACGCCTTCACCGCGTCGTTGCGGGCCAAGGGCATCGAGCCGTCGCACCGGTCGTTCCCCCCGACGCAGGTCAGCTACTGGGGTCCCGAGCTGCGCGTCACCGCGGAGCCGGTCCTCGCGTTCGACAACCCCGGCGACGCGACGCTGCGGGTCGCCCTGCGCAACAGCGGCGACCGGCCCGCAGTGGAGCCCCGCGTGACGGTCGACCTCCCGGACGGGCTGAGCCTCGTCGGCGGCGGCCCGGCAGGCTGGACCTGTGACGCGACCGAGGACGGGACGGTGACCTGTGCGTCGCCGAACGGCACGACCCTCGCACCGCGGGCCACCGTGGACGTCGCGGTGCGTCTCCTCGCCGACCTGGCGGACGTCCCGGACGACGTGGCCGACCTCCAGGTGGAGGCGACCGCGGACGGTGCGCACACGGGCAGGGCGTCGGTCGACCCCGAGGTCGATGCTCCCTGGGCGGCGGCCGGGGACGGCCTGCTCGACCCGGACGGCGAGCGCCGCGCTGTCGTGCCGCAGTGCGCCGCGACCGACGGCGGCCTCGCCTCGGTCCTCGCGACCTACACGAACACCACGGCCTACGACGACCTCACCGTGACCGCGCACGCCGCCGGGTCGACCGCGACGGCGGTCCTCGCGGCGCGGGAGACGGCGACGCTCCGGGTCGACGACGGCGTGCGCTTCCCGGCTGGGCGCGCGAGCCTCGTGCTGTCGACGACGGTCGCGGGCGAGACGTTCACGATCCCGCTCGACGCGGGCGCGTTCGCCGCGCTCGACTGCTGGACCCCGCCGCCGTGGCTCACCGCCGCCGACGTGGACGTCGTGGCCGACAACGACGGCGGCACCGTCCGCTACACGGCGACCGTCACCAACGGCACGGGCGCGGGGCTCGACGCACGGCTCCTCGCGCCGGACGCCGGCACGTGGTCCGGCGTGGCCGACTCCGCGGCGATCGCCCCTCTCGCGGACGGCCGCTCGGGCGACCTCGTCCTCGACACGGGTCTGCGCGACACCACGCGCGCGAACGCCGTCCTGCGGCAGTACCGCTGGCACACCGACGCGGACGGTGACGGCAAGGGTTACCAGTCGCTGCTCCCCGTGCTCCTCGAGGGGCACCGGATCGCTCCCGCGGCCCCCGCGCCGACGGTGGGTCAGTGCGCGTTCGACCCGGCGACCGACACGTCGAGCGCCCCCGTGACGCTGCACCTCGACAACACCGCGTCGACGCTGCCCGTGACCTTCTCCGTCCCGGGCGTGAGCGGGCCGGTCTCGGTCAGGGCGGGAGCCACGCAGACGGTGACGACGACCGTCGGTGGGGAGAGCGCGACGTTCGCCGTGCAAGCCGACGGCGCGCCGCTCGCCTCCCACCCGGTCCGGGGTGTCGACTGCTTCGACTGGAACGTGTCCGGCGCCGCGTCCGCGTCGTGGGTCCCGTCCGACGCGGGCGGCTCGGTCGTGCTCACCGGCACGTTCCGCAACGGCCACGCGGCGGCGCGCCTGAGCGTCGTGCTGGAGGCGGGGGGTTGGGGGACCTCGGGGCCCGTCGAGGTCGGGCCGGGCGAGGAGGTCTCGCTCGCCGTGGACACCGGCTCGCGGGACGTCGCGGCGGGGGAGGTCGTGCTCCGCGCGACCCGGGCCGACGGCTCGCCGGGGACGCACGAGGTCGCCGCGGCCTTCGCCGCCGTCCGGTACGCCCCGTCGGTGGGCGAGCCTGTCGTCGGCACGTGCGCGTTCGACGCGGCGACGGAGACATCCTCCGCCCCGGTCGCGCTGCGCTACGACAACTCCCGATCGACCGTGCCCGTCGTCTTCAGCGTCGCGGGCCGCGACGACCTGACGCAGACCGTCGCGGGCGGCCGTGCCGAGGAGGTCTCGGTCCCGGGTGGCGTCGGGTCGCAGGGCCTGACGCTCGCGGTGCTCGCCGACGGCGCGGCGTCGGTCTCCCACGAGCTCGCCGGGGTCGACTGCTTCGACTGGGGCCGCGTCGCGGGCGCCGCCGCCGCGACGGCGGCCTGGACCGTCCCGCCGGGCGCGGGCGTCGGCTCGGCGTTCGTGACCGGCACGTTCCACAACCCGTACACGTCGACGCCGCTCCGGGTCGCGATGTCGACCCCGCACGGCGACGCGGCGCCGGTCGAGGTCGCGCCGGGCGCGGACGCGACGTTCACCGTGGACGCGAAGGCCCTCTCGGTCCCCGCCGGGACCGCGACGTTCACCGTCGAGCGGGCCGGGGGCGCTCCGCAGACCGTCGAGGCCCGCTACGGCGGTGTCACGTACTCACCGCAGTGGGCGCGCACGGCGACGGTCGAAGCGCGCTGGCAGGACGGGTCGGTCAAGCTCGTCGGATCGCTGACCAACGACTCGCCGGAGACGATCGACGCGCGGATGCTGGGCGGTGCCCACGGCGACTCGGCACCCGTGCAGAAGATCGCCCCCGGGCAGACCGCCACGTTCACGATCGACACCAGGTCGCTCGACGCGAAGCCCGGGGCGGTGTCGTTCCGGCAGTACCGGTCGGTGCTCGGCCAGGGCTTCGTGGACGTCTCGCTCACCGCCACGCACCGGGGTGCGACGTACGTCCCGGACTGGTCCGCGACCCTCACGGCGGTGACGCAGTGCGCGGCCGGGCCGGACGGCGTCGTGCTCACGGTGGGGTTGCGCAACGACTCGGGTGAACCCACCCATGTCGTCGCGAGCACGCCGTTCGGCGTGCGCGACCTCGGCGACGTCCCACCGGGAGGCGGCACGAGCGTCGACGTCGCGACCGGCGCGCTCGCCGTGAAGGGCGGCACCGTCACGTTCGAGCTCTCGCGCACGGTCCTCGGGACGGTGTTCACGCAGAAGGTGACCGCCCACTTCGCCGCCCGCGACTGCGCCGTCGTCCGTCCGACGGCGAGCCTCGTGCTCGGCGACCCCGTGTACGACGGCGACCGCGACCACTCGTACCGGGCGGTGTCCGTGCTCCTCGACAACGCGGCGTCGAACGTGCCGGTCACGTTCCGGGTGACCGGCCAGGCGAAGGGCTCGTGGGACCTCGCCGCGGGCGAGCGGCGCACGGTCGAGCTGGGCGAGGCCCCGTGGTCCGGCGCGACGTACGTCGTGCACGCGGGCTCGTGGTCGCAGCCGCTCAAGGTCGACCCGTTCACCGCGGCGCGGCAGTGCCCCGAGCCGTGGCAGTCCTGGACGGCGTACGACCACTCCGCCGAGGTCTCGTACCGCGGCTGGACCTACGCGGCCCGCAACAGCCACTTCGGGGTACGGCCCGACGACCCGGTGCTCGGATGGCTCTTCTGGGAGCGGCAGTCCCGCTGCGGCGAGGGCTGA
- a CDS encoding NAD(P)-binding oxidoreductase, protein MRTVIAGGHGQVGRRLARALVERGDDVVAFVRSAAQITDLTELGAHVALVDLEKDDAVAVSFELEGADAVVFAAGAGPGSGAPRKDAVDRAGAALLADAAERAGVGRYVMLSSRGVEAARADERPDDVDDVFWAYLQAKAAAEDDLRARDALQWTIVRPGHLTDDPGVGLVALAPVGDEGKPRGKRRKPGAAVGERSDVTRDDVALVLAAVLHEPGSSGLVLDLVGGDRPVDDALADVLP, encoded by the coding sequence ATGCGCACAGTCATCGCGGGAGGTCACGGCCAGGTCGGCCGTCGCCTCGCCAGGGCCCTGGTGGAGCGAGGCGACGACGTCGTCGCCTTCGTACGGTCCGCCGCGCAGATCACCGATCTCACGGAGCTCGGCGCCCACGTCGCGCTCGTCGACCTCGAGAAGGACGACGCCGTGGCGGTGTCGTTCGAGCTCGAGGGCGCGGACGCCGTCGTGTTCGCCGCCGGCGCCGGTCCCGGGAGCGGAGCACCACGCAAGGACGCCGTCGACCGGGCCGGGGCCGCTCTCCTCGCCGACGCCGCCGAGCGCGCCGGGGTCGGACGCTACGTCATGCTCTCGTCCCGCGGCGTCGAGGCGGCGCGCGCCGACGAGCGGCCGGACGACGTCGACGACGTGTTCTGGGCCTACCTCCAGGCGAAGGCCGCGGCCGAGGACGACCTGCGCGCGCGGGACGCCCTGCAGTGGACCATCGTCCGGCCGGGTCACCTCACCGACGACCCCGGTGTCGGCCTCGTCGCGCTCGCGCCCGTCGGGGACGAGGGCAAGCCGCGCGGCAAGCGCCGCAAGCCCGGGGCCGCCGTCGGCGAGCGGTCCGACGTGACGCGCGACGACGTCGCGCTCGTGCTCGCGGCCGTCCTCCACGAGCCGGGGTCGTCCGGCCTCGTCCTCGACCTCGTGGGCGGCGACCGGCCCGTCGACGACGCGCTGGCGGACGTCCTGCCGTAG
- a CDS encoding winged helix-turn-helix domain-containing protein: MTLTATRPARRSSGVHGTAPRPLAPHTAAPRTPDSRAAVGTPAGPARPAVPAPAAPRRNPGFVLYVGVDAAPGEQPQAQLVELAEALGELARDWLPSAETYTALALAEPTTATTSPVQDIAAFRERLATLSPVPRVVIDPAGRTVTVEGRSARLTFREIELLSYLARTAHRVVTRAELLETVWADHEVAAGSRTIDVHVRRLREKLGLEHVITTVRGLGYRFDPQTPVVLGGTGDAA, translated from the coding sequence ATGACGCTCACCGCCACCCGCCCTGCCCGCCGCTCGTCGGGCGTCCACGGCACCGCGCCGCGGCCCCTCGCACCGCACACCGCCGCACCTCGCACCCCCGACTCCCGCGCCGCCGTCGGGACGCCCGCCGGACCAGCGCGCCCGGCGGTCCCGGCCCCCGCCGCACCGCGCCGCAACCCCGGCTTCGTGCTCTACGTCGGCGTCGACGCCGCGCCCGGCGAGCAACCGCAGGCACAGCTCGTCGAGCTCGCCGAGGCCCTGGGCGAGCTCGCCCGCGACTGGCTGCCGAGCGCCGAGACGTACACGGCCCTCGCCCTGGCCGAGCCCACCACCGCCACGACGTCACCCGTCCAGGACATCGCGGCGTTCCGCGAGCGGCTCGCGACCCTCTCGCCCGTGCCGCGCGTCGTCATCGACCCCGCGGGCCGCACCGTCACGGTCGAGGGACGGTCCGCGCGCCTGACGTTCCGGGAGATCGAGCTCCTGTCCTACCTCGCCCGGACGGCGCACCGCGTCGTGACGCGGGCCGAGCTGCTCGAGACCGTCTGGGCCGACCACGAGGTCGCCGCGGGCAGCCGCACCATCGACGTCCACGTGCGCCGCCTGCGCGAGAAGCTCGGGCTGGAGCACGTCATCACCACGGTCCGCGGGCTCGGCTACCGGTTCGACCCGCAGACCCCCGTCGTCCTCGGCGGCACGGGGGACGCCGCCTGA
- the upp gene encoding uracil phosphoribosyltransferase — protein sequence MRLHVADHPLVAHKLTVLRNKETASPTFRLLVDELVTLLAYEATRDVRVEPHEIETPVTTTVGVRLAEPRPLVVPILRAGLGMLEGMTRLLPTAEVGFLGMQRDEETLEAVTYANRLPDDLTGRHVFLLDPMLATGGTLVAAIDYVFARGARDVTAVCLLAAPEGIQVLENAVGDRVDVQLVVAAVDERLNEKAYIVPGLGDAGDRLYGVV from the coding sequence ATGCGCCTGCACGTCGCCGACCACCCGCTCGTGGCCCACAAGCTGACCGTCCTGCGGAACAAGGAGACGGCGTCCCCGACGTTCCGGCTCCTCGTCGACGAGCTGGTCACGCTCCTCGCCTACGAGGCCACGCGCGACGTGCGCGTCGAGCCGCACGAGATCGAGACGCCCGTGACGACGACGGTCGGCGTCCGCCTCGCCGAGCCGCGTCCCCTGGTCGTGCCGATCCTGCGCGCGGGCCTGGGGATGCTCGAGGGCATGACCCGCCTGCTGCCGACGGCGGAGGTCGGGTTCCTCGGCATGCAGCGCGACGAGGAGACGCTGGAGGCGGTCACGTACGCGAACCGCCTCCCCGACGACCTGACCGGTCGGCACGTCTTCCTCCTGGACCCGATGCTCGCGACGGGCGGCACGCTCGTCGCCGCGATCGACTACGTCTTCGCGCGCGGGGCGCGCGACGTCACGGCGGTCTGCCTCCTCGCGGCGCCCGAGGGCATCCAGGTGCTGGAGAACGCCGTCGGCGACCGCGTCGACGTCCAGCTCGTGGTCGCCGCGGTCGACGAGCGCCTCAACGAGAAGGCGTACATCGTGCCCGGTCTCGGCGACGCCGGGGACCGCCTGTACGGCGTCGTCTGA
- a CDS encoding nucleoside deaminase gives MGLALHEATHALASDDVPVGALVVGPDGRLLGVGRNRREETGDPTAHAEVLALRQAAATLGEWRLEGCTLVVTLEPCVMCAGALVLARVERLVLGAWDPKAGATGSVWDLVRDQRANHAVEVVGGVREDECARLLRDFFGAQR, from the coding sequence ATGGGGCTCGCGCTGCACGAGGCGACGCACGCGCTCGCGAGCGACGACGTGCCGGTGGGGGCGCTCGTCGTCGGGCCGGACGGACGCCTGCTGGGCGTCGGTCGCAACCGGCGCGAGGAGACCGGCGACCCGACCGCGCACGCCGAGGTGCTGGCCCTGCGCCAGGCGGCCGCGACGCTCGGGGAGTGGCGGCTCGAGGGGTGCACGCTCGTCGTCACGCTCGAGCCGTGCGTCATGTGCGCCGGGGCGCTCGTGCTCGCGCGCGTCGAGCGGCTCGTGCTCGGCGCGTGGGACCCCAAGGCGGGCGCGACCGGCTCCGTGTGGGACCTCGTCCGTGACCAGCGCGCGAACCACGCGGTCGAGGTGGTGGGTGGCGTGCGCGAGGACGAGTGCGCACGGCTGCTCCGCGACTTCTTCGGCGCGCAGCGCTGA
- a CDS encoding NAD-dependent protein deacetylase: MGTAEDAVKLLRGLRVTALTGAGLSTDSGIPDYRGPDSPPRNPMTYQQFVQDEAFRRHYWARNHVGWQHVHRTQPNAGHRALARLEDAGVLVGLITQNVDLLHEDAGSRNVIDLHGRYDRVICLRCGRVISREHLADRLTALNPGFIESIGDVADVEIAPDADAVIEQTSHFRPAPCEFCGGVLKPEIVYFGENVPRERVDRAYAMVDAADALLVAGSSLTVMSGLRFVRHAAKAGKPVVIVNRGWTRGDPLATLKVDAGTTETLTALAEALTR, encoded by the coding sequence CTGGGGACGGCCGAGGACGCCGTGAAGCTGCTGCGCGGCCTGCGGGTCACGGCGCTGACGGGCGCGGGGCTCTCGACGGACTCCGGTATCCCGGACTACCGCGGCCCGGACTCGCCCCCGCGCAACCCGATGACGTACCAGCAGTTCGTCCAGGACGAGGCGTTCCGGCGTCACTACTGGGCGCGCAACCACGTCGGCTGGCAGCACGTGCACCGCACGCAGCCGAACGCGGGCCACCGCGCGCTGGCTCGGCTGGAGGACGCGGGCGTGCTCGTGGGGCTGATCACGCAGAACGTGGACCTGCTGCACGAGGACGCGGGCAGCAGGAACGTCATCGACCTGCACGGCCGCTACGACCGCGTCATCTGCCTGCGGTGCGGGCGCGTCATCTCGCGCGAGCACCTCGCGGACCGGCTGACGGCGCTCAACCCGGGCTTCATCGAGAGCATCGGCGACGTCGCGGACGTGGAGATCGCCCCGGACGCAGACGCGGTGATCGAGCAGACGTCGCACTTCCGGCCCGCGCCGTGCGAGTTCTGCGGCGGGGTGCTCAAGCCGGAGATCGTGTACTTCGGGGAGAACGTGCCGCGCGAGCGGGTCGACCGGGCGTACGCGATGGTCGACGCGGCCGACGCGCTGCTCGTGGCCGGGTCGTCGCTGACGGTGATGAGCGGGCTGCGGTTCGTGCGGCACGCGGCGAAGGCCGGCAAGCCGGTCGTCATCGTCAACCGCGGGTGGACGCGTGGCGACCCGCTCGCGACGCTCAAGGTCGACGCGGGCACCACGGAGACCCTCACCGCCCTCGCCGAGGCGCTCACGCGCTGA
- a CDS encoding carbohydrate-binding domain-containing protein has product MRIRRPLTYLTAAAAAAVLAGCSVLGSDATTDTTSSGTTETTTTSVAADAVAGLTPDEARADNTEVTVDDADLEYDESSAVAVTLNDDTATADGDGVTVDGSTVTVTAPGTYVLSGTLEGQVVVDTAEDGLVQLVLDGADITSTTNAAVNVQDAEKVAVVLADGSTNSLTDAETYSAQDADGEPDGALFSTADLVIGGDGALTVTSHANDGIVSKDGLVVAGGDLTVDAGDDGLRGKDYLVVTGGTLDVTAAKDGLKSTEDGDEALGFVDVRGGTVTVASGDDGVQAVTDVIVSGGTLSVTAAGGAGATVAEDASAKGLKGDIGVVVGDDATVAVDAADDALHSNGAVSVSGGSVELSSGDDGVHADGDVTVSGGDLTVTTSVEGIEGAAITISGGDLDVTATDDGLNATVGSTTDDTATGTEGSAGGDGSTGGDTAAGAAPDGSAPDTSADGTMPEPPDGAAADGTPPEMPADGQMPEPPQGGELPDGTEMPQGGPGGAGGGMDTDDGSTLTISGGTLTVDAGGDGIDSNGSLTVTGGEIVVQGPTNDGNGALDVNGAFTVSGGSLLAAGSAGMVVAPSTDSSQGWLSANVSASAGDTVTITDADGTVLTEYTVTKDTANVVFSSADVTTGETYTVTTPAGSATAVAGEWSGGGMGGPTGGGRPGSQDGNTTQDGTTES; this is encoded by the coding sequence ATGCGCATCCGCCGACCCCTGACCTATCTCACTGCCGCCGCCGCGGCAGCCGTCCTCGCGGGCTGCTCCGTGCTGGGGAGCGATGCGACGACGGACACCACCTCGTCGGGCACCACCGAGACCACGACCACGAGCGTCGCGGCCGACGCCGTCGCCGGGCTCACCCCCGACGAGGCTCGCGCGGACAACACCGAGGTGACGGTGGACGACGCCGACCTCGAGTACGACGAGTCCTCGGCCGTGGCCGTCACGCTGAACGACGACACCGCCACGGCGGACGGCGACGGCGTGACCGTCGACGGCTCGACCGTCACCGTCACCGCACCGGGCACCTACGTGCTGAGCGGCACTCTGGAGGGGCAGGTCGTCGTCGACACCGCGGAGGACGGGCTCGTCCAGCTCGTGCTCGACGGCGCCGACATCACCTCGACGACCAACGCCGCCGTGAACGTGCAGGACGCGGAGAAGGTCGCCGTCGTCCTGGCCGACGGGTCGACCAACAGCCTCACCGACGCCGAGACGTACTCCGCCCAGGACGCCGACGGCGAGCCGGACGGCGCGCTGTTCTCGACCGCCGACCTCGTGATCGGCGGCGACGGGGCGCTCACCGTGACGTCGCACGCGAACGACGGCATCGTGTCGAAGGACGGCCTCGTCGTCGCGGGCGGTGACCTCACGGTCGACGCGGGCGACGACGGCCTCCGCGGCAAGGACTACCTCGTCGTCACGGGTGGGACGCTCGACGTCACCGCCGCGAAGGACGGGCTGAAGTCGACCGAGGACGGCGACGAGGCCCTGGGGTTCGTCGACGTGCGCGGCGGGACGGTCACCGTCGCGTCGGGCGACGACGGCGTGCAGGCCGTCACCGACGTCATCGTCTCCGGCGGGACGCTGTCCGTGACCGCCGCGGGCGGAGCCGGCGCGACCGTCGCCGAGGACGCCTCGGCGAAGGGTCTCAAGGGCGACATCGGCGTCGTGGTCGGCGACGACGCGACCGTCGCCGTCGACGCCGCCGACGACGCGCTGCACTCCAACGGCGCCGTCTCCGTCTCGGGCGGGAGCGTCGAGCTGTCGTCCGGCGACGACGGCGTGCACGCCGACGGCGACGTCACCGTCTCCGGCGGCGACCTCACCGTCACGACGTCCGTCGAGGGCATCGAGGGCGCGGCCATCACGATCTCCGGCGGCGACCTCGACGTCACGGCGACCGACGACGGCCTCAACGCCACCGTCGGCTCGACCACCGACGACACGGCGACCGGCACCGAGGGCTCGGCGGGCGGTGACGGCTCGACCGGCGGTGACACCGCGGCCGGGGCGGCGCCCGACGGTTCCGCACCCGACACGTCCGCGGACGGCACGATGCCCGAGCCTCCTGACGGCGCCGCAGCCGACGGCACCCCGCCGGAGATGCCGGCCGACGGTCAGATGCCGGAGCCCCCGCAGGGCGGCGAGCTCCCCGACGGCACCGAGATGCCCCAGGGCGGCCCCGGAGGCGCAGGCGGCGGCATGGACACCGACGACGGCTCGACGCTGACGATCTCCGGCGGCACCCTCACCGTCGACGCCGGCGGCGACGGCATCGACTCGAACGGCTCGCTCACCGTCACGGGAGGCGAGATCGTCGTCCAGGGCCCGACGAACGACGGCAACGGCGCGCTCGACGTCAACGGGGCGTTCACCGTCAGCGGCGGGTCGCTCCTCGCGGCGGGCAGCGCGGGCATGGTCGTCGCGCCGTCGACCGACTCCTCGCAGGGCTGGCTCTCGGCGAACGTCTCCGCGAGCGCCGGCGACACCGTGACGATCACGGACGCCGACGGCACCGTCCTCACCGAGTACACCGTCACCAAGGACACCGCGAACGTCGTCTTCTCCTCGGCCGACGTCACGACAGGCGAGACCTACACCGTGACGACCCCCGCCGGCTCGGCGACCGCCGTCGCGGGCGAGTGGTCCGGCGGCGGCATGGGCGGCCCGACCGGCGGCGGCCGCCCGGGCTCCCAGGACGGCAACACGACCCAGGACGGCACCACCGAGTCCTGA